The following proteins are co-located in the Argopecten irradians isolate NY chromosome 9, Ai_NY, whole genome shotgun sequence genome:
- the LOC138332164 gene encoding NLR family CARD domain-containing protein 4-like isoform X3 — translation MATVKPPDIEITEPEPLAPETEHPTDNGLEKTPETDNMDPAWANKFNNASKEREYLARTAWLLLDGGTTALRTVFDSVHPPLNLRDHLAQAHVRAVLCRLHEEQNVISENQWKLLYPLKKKHVLSQKYDSHLLLTLLQSICHLCPPYPNGWHAQPMSTDSSLAADIVRMQLLHQQVASMETMTLDEYARIWRQARDVLFRLGGPPIRVKIHRIEHEVMTQEMQTHYINTFMAGWGDGRRVISTPKSADSLRKARRNRQAKHNNDQNGLSPEDKVVWRKIHKPLVDNVVADDILDRLQQNQVIKFSDRQEILAISKNSDRMMNLLDKILHSKNSSALKALIEAMKFKYKSIHDQAVQIRKETYKNGVRDNVDVVGVVSEVMCSHYKQTYNKCQPFAWNESVTVNIRDIYTPLDILNSEGKRLHLHDFCPAPTTNGRGQRVMLEGASGSGKSVLCQMVSYIWGSQKSFFRHRYPIFLHVDLQVMEGGFYEHVYDKFFPSGHSLDLTGFRDMLDDHSYDVMVLIDGYDDGCNVPEVQSILSGESLRLATVIVACNPELLSSGHFTPDSKMFCMGFSQTNVIKCITNYLEQSKVNIEHHQKFIDTMANDKWLLKPYLNLPVVVLLIFGYYQTTKNAKLLDIETVTALFESYGISMAMHLCKKQKIDVIGYEFPDDVISGVERLGSFAFNTLLSNRKAFGEDELALEMDNPVALKLCAFSKFMLGSKVKFLCGLMQDFLAAKHLADFVMDDIVKTLKDNGMTKKPKYTQVVSLLSGLYRFDYDTSVLRAIFTELAVRNVRQTRVPTGQETNTSSSDKKLRPPSGQIMDFNTSLQSLIECQSREDVCKIVAQSLPPRILVRREGLIPSKCLYALQNMLQFDENRLSHLEFHLQPMYMYQQNQFRDLAISAANNSNLTSLKVQWSSFDLMSKFMCTFMTETKQIQHVTLEDVYRKPLSTVPASTWAAFQTACENMSKVSRVSFINSKEAAVTYFFLQHLPHSIKELELRGCAMNMMCAGEISSKLENTVDLEKLDLTGTHLTGSDFVPILQGLKLCSSIKTLKMCGAKLDRSAVDALSECLKLTRSLQILDLSECQLTTDMCQKLAGAIVQNRTLQRLVLKKTKVTSEGRDAISHSKLDQIKVVGLEDSLHVVHTT, via the exons GGACAACATGGACCCAGCTTGGGCCAACAAGTTTAACAATGCCAGCAAAGAACGAGAGTATTTAGCCAGAACAGCATGGTTGCTTTTAGATGGTGGGACAACTGCGCTGAGGACAGTCTTCGACAGCGTGCATCCACCATTGAACCTCCGGGACCATCTCGCGCAGGCGCACGTGCGAGCAGTACTTTGCCGTCTTCATGAGGAACAAAATGTGATATCAGAAAACCAATGGAAACTTTTGTATCCTCTAAAGAAAAAGCACGTGCTGTCTCAGAAGTATGATAGTCACTTACTTCTGACCCTGCTACAGTCTATCTGTCACCTCTGTCCTCCCTATCCTAATGGATGGCACGCACAACCAATGTCGACAGACAGCAGTCTGGCCGCGGATATCGTCAGGATGCAACTCCTTCACCAACAGGTGGCCTCTATGG AAACCATGACGCTTGATGAATATGCCAGAATTTGGCGGCAGGCGCGTGATGTGCTCTTCCGGTTGGGTGGTCCACCAATTCGGGTCAAGATACATAGAATAGAACACGAGGTGATGACACAGGAGATGCAGACCCATTATATCAACACGTTCATGGCGGGATGGGGAGACGGGCGGAGGGTTATTTCTACTCCCAAGTCAGCCGACTCACTTCGGAAAGCGCGGAGGAATCGCCAAGCCAAACACAACAACGACCAAAACG GTCTATCACCTGAGGATAAGGTTGTTTGGAGGAAGATCCACAAGCCGTTGGTCGATAACGTGGTCGCAGACGACATACTGGACAGGCTTCAGCAGAACCAGGTTATAAAGTTCAGTGACAGACAGGAAATCCTGGCAATCTCAAAGAACTCGGACCGGATGATGAATTTACTAGACAAGATACTCCACTCCAAGAATTCGTCTGCTTTAAAGGCACTGATTGAGGCGATGAAGTTCAAATACAAAAGTATACACGACCAGGCCGTACAGATCAGGAAGGAGACTTACAAGAATGGAGTGCGGGATAATGTTG ATGTAGTGGGTGTGGTAAGTGAGGTCATGTGCAGCCATTACAAGCAAACCTATAACAAGTGTCAGCCTTTCGCTTGGAACGAATCGGTTACCGTTAACATCCGGGATATCTACACGCCACTAGACATTCTCAATTCGGAAGG AAAACGACTTCATCTCCATGACTTCTGTCCTGCACCCACCACCAATGGACGAGGACAAAGGGTAATGTTGGAAGGTGCAAGCGGAAGTGGAAAGTCTGTTCTATGCCAGATGGTGTCCTATATCTGGGGATCACAAAAGTCCTTCTTCAGACATCGTTATCCCATCTTCCTGCACGTAGACCTACAGGTCATGGAGGGCGGCTTCTACGAACATGTGTACGACAAGTTCTTCCCTTCTGGCCACAGCCTCGATCTGACAGGATTTCGTGACATGTTGGATGACCATTCGTATGACGTCATGGTGCTTATCGACGGCTATGACGACGGATGTAATGTACCGGAAGTTCAGTCAATTTTATCAGGAGAAAGTCTTCGTCTAGCGACAGTTATCGTGGCTTGTAACCCGGAGCTTCTGTCTTCCGGTCATTTCACCCCCGATAGTAAGATGTTCTGCATGGGGTTCAGCCAAACAAACGTCATCAAGTGCATAACAAACTATCTAGAACAATCCAAAGTCAATATTGAGCACCATCAAAAGTTCATAGATACCATGGCGAACGACAAATGGCTATTGAAACCGTACCTCAATCTTCCAGTGGTTGTGCTGCTCATATTTGGATATTATCAAACGACGAAAAACGCCAAACTTCTCGACATAGAAACGGTCACGGCACTATTCGAGTCGTACGGTATCTCGATGGCAATGCACTTGTGCAAGAAGCAAAAGATTGATGTCATTGGATATGAGTTTCCAGATGACGTCATTTCAGGTGTGGAACGCCTAGGAAGTTTTGCTTTTAACACATTGCTTAGCAACCGTAAGGCTTTCGGCGAGGATGAACTTGCACTCGAAATGGACAACCCGGTTGCATTAAAACTCTGTGCCTTTTCCAAATTCATGCTTGGTTCTAAAGTCAAGTTCTTGTGTGGACTCATGCAGGATTTCCTGGCGGCAAAACATCTTGCAGATTTCGTCATGGATGACATCGTCAAAACTTTGAAGGATAATGGAATGACAAAGAAACCAAAGTATACACAGGTCGTGAGCCTCTTGTCCGGCCTCTATAGGTTTGATTACGATACTTCTGTGCTTCGCGCCATTTTCACAGAACTCGCCGTCCGTAACGTCCGTCAAACGCGAGTGCCGACCGGACAAGAAACTAATACCTCATCTTCTGACAAGAAACTGAGGCCACCAAGCGGGCAAATCATGGATTTTAATACTAGCCTCCAGTCTCTTATTGAGTGCCAGTCACGTGAAGACGTGTGTAAAATTGTCGCACAATCATTACCGCCAAGAATCCTGGTGCGACGAGAGGGACTTATACCTTCCAAATGTCTGTACGCCCTGCAGAATATGCTCCAGTTTGATGAAAACCGCTTGTCCCATTTGGAGTTTCACTTACAGCCCATGTATATGTACCAACAGAACCAGTTCAGGGATTTAGCCATCTCGGCAGCAAATAACTCAAATCTTACAAGCCTTAAAGTGCAGTGGTCATCATTCGACTtaatgtcaaagttcatgtgtACCTTTATGACTGAGACTAAGCAGATCCAGCACGTGACTTTGGAGGATGTGTATAGAAAGCCTTTATCAACAGTGCCTGCTTCTACCTGGGCGGCCTTCCAAACAGCCTGTGAAAACATGTCAAAGGTGTCTCGCGTGTCCTTCATCAATTCAAAGGAAGCAGCAGTGACCTACTTTTTCCTTCAGCACCTCCCGCACTCAATCAAGGAGTTGGAGCTACGAGGGTGTGCTATGAACATGATGTGCGCTGGCGAAATCAGCTCCAAACTAGAAAACACTGTAGATTTGGAGAAATTGGACCTGACTGGGACTCACCTTACCGGCTCTGATTTCGTCCCTATATTACAAGGATTAAAGCTGTGTAGTTCAATCAAAACCCTTAAGATGTGTGGCGCGAAACTTGACCGATCAGCTGTGGACGCATTGTCCGAGTGTCTCAAACTGACCAGGTCATTGCAGATACTGGACTTGAGTGAATGTCAACTGACCACTGACATGTGTCAGAAACTGGCCGGAGCGATTGTCCAGAATCGGACACTACAGAGACTGGTGTTGAAGAAGACAAAAGTGACGTCAGAAGGACGTGACGCCATTTCGCATTCGAAATTGGATCAGATCAAGGTTGTAGGTTTGGAGGACAGTTTACATGTGGTGCACACGACTTGA
- the LOC138332164 gene encoding NLR family CARD domain-containing protein 4-like isoform X5, giving the protein MDNMDPAWANKFNNASKEREYLARTAWLLLDGGTTALRTVFDSVHPPLNLRDHLAQAHVRAVLCRLHEEQNVISENQWKLLYPLKKKHVLSQKYDSHLLLTLLQSICHLCPPYPNGWHAQPMSTDSSLAADIVRMQLLHQQVASMETMTLDEYARIWRQARDVLFRLGGPPIRVKIHRIEHEVMTQEMQTHYINTFMAGWGDGRRVISTPKSADSLRKARRNRQAKHNNDQNGLSPEDKVVWRKIHKPLVDNVVADDILDRLQQNQVIKFSDRQEILAISKNSDRMMNLLDKILHSKNSSALKALIEAMKFKYKSIHDQAVQIRKETYKNGVRDNVDVVGVVSEVMCSHYKQTYNKCQPFAWNESVTVNIRDIYTPLDILNSEGKRLHLHDFCPAPTTNGRGQRVMLEGASGSGKSVLCQMVSYIWGSQKSFFRHRYPIFLHVDLQVMEGGFYEHVYDKFFPSGHSLDLTGFRDMLDDHSYDVMVLIDGYDDGCNVPEVQSILSGESLRLATVIVACNPELLSSGHFTPDSKMFCMGFSQTNVIKCITNYLEQSKVNIEHHQKFIDTMANDKWLLKPYLNLPVVVLLIFGYYQTTKNAKLLDIETVTALFESYGISMAMHLCKKQKIDVIGYEFPDDVISGVERLGSFAFNTLLSNRKAFGEDELALEMDNPVALKLCAFSKFMLGSKVKFLCGLMQDFLAAKHLADFVMDDIVKTLKDNGMTKKPKYTQVVSLLSGLYRFDYDTSVLRAIFTELAVRNVRQTRVPTGQETNTSSSDKKLRPPSGQIMDFNTSLQSLIECQSREDVCKIVAQSLPPRILVRREGLIPSKCLYALQNMLQFDENRLSHLEFHLQPMYMYQQNQFRDLAISAANNSNLTSLKVQWSSFDLMSKFMCTFMTETKQIQHVTLEDVYRKPLSTVPASTWAAFQTACENMSKVSRVSFINSKEAAVTYFFLQHLPHSIKELELRGCAMNMMCAGEISSKLENTVDLEKLDLTGTHLTGSDFVPILQGLKLCSSIKTLKMCGAKLDRSAVDALSECLKLTRSLQILDLSECQLTTDMCQKLAGAIVQNRTLQRLVLKKTKVTSEGRDAISHSKLDQIKVVGLEDSLHVVHTT; this is encoded by the exons AT GGACAACATGGACCCAGCTTGGGCCAACAAGTTTAACAATGCCAGCAAAGAACGAGAGTATTTAGCCAGAACAGCATGGTTGCTTTTAGATGGTGGGACAACTGCGCTGAGGACAGTCTTCGACAGCGTGCATCCACCATTGAACCTCCGGGACCATCTCGCGCAGGCGCACGTGCGAGCAGTACTTTGCCGTCTTCATGAGGAACAAAATGTGATATCAGAAAACCAATGGAAACTTTTGTATCCTCTAAAGAAAAAGCACGTGCTGTCTCAGAAGTATGATAGTCACTTACTTCTGACCCTGCTACAGTCTATCTGTCACCTCTGTCCTCCCTATCCTAATGGATGGCACGCACAACCAATGTCGACAGACAGCAGTCTGGCCGCGGATATCGTCAGGATGCAACTCCTTCACCAACAGGTGGCCTCTATGG AAACCATGACGCTTGATGAATATGCCAGAATTTGGCGGCAGGCGCGTGATGTGCTCTTCCGGTTGGGTGGTCCACCAATTCGGGTCAAGATACATAGAATAGAACACGAGGTGATGACACAGGAGATGCAGACCCATTATATCAACACGTTCATGGCGGGATGGGGAGACGGGCGGAGGGTTATTTCTACTCCCAAGTCAGCCGACTCACTTCGGAAAGCGCGGAGGAATCGCCAAGCCAAACACAACAACGACCAAAACG GTCTATCACCTGAGGATAAGGTTGTTTGGAGGAAGATCCACAAGCCGTTGGTCGATAACGTGGTCGCAGACGACATACTGGACAGGCTTCAGCAGAACCAGGTTATAAAGTTCAGTGACAGACAGGAAATCCTGGCAATCTCAAAGAACTCGGACCGGATGATGAATTTACTAGACAAGATACTCCACTCCAAGAATTCGTCTGCTTTAAAGGCACTGATTGAGGCGATGAAGTTCAAATACAAAAGTATACACGACCAGGCCGTACAGATCAGGAAGGAGACTTACAAGAATGGAGTGCGGGATAATGTTG ATGTAGTGGGTGTGGTAAGTGAGGTCATGTGCAGCCATTACAAGCAAACCTATAACAAGTGTCAGCCTTTCGCTTGGAACGAATCGGTTACCGTTAACATCCGGGATATCTACACGCCACTAGACATTCTCAATTCGGAAGG AAAACGACTTCATCTCCATGACTTCTGTCCTGCACCCACCACCAATGGACGAGGACAAAGGGTAATGTTGGAAGGTGCAAGCGGAAGTGGAAAGTCTGTTCTATGCCAGATGGTGTCCTATATCTGGGGATCACAAAAGTCCTTCTTCAGACATCGTTATCCCATCTTCCTGCACGTAGACCTACAGGTCATGGAGGGCGGCTTCTACGAACATGTGTACGACAAGTTCTTCCCTTCTGGCCACAGCCTCGATCTGACAGGATTTCGTGACATGTTGGATGACCATTCGTATGACGTCATGGTGCTTATCGACGGCTATGACGACGGATGTAATGTACCGGAAGTTCAGTCAATTTTATCAGGAGAAAGTCTTCGTCTAGCGACAGTTATCGTGGCTTGTAACCCGGAGCTTCTGTCTTCCGGTCATTTCACCCCCGATAGTAAGATGTTCTGCATGGGGTTCAGCCAAACAAACGTCATCAAGTGCATAACAAACTATCTAGAACAATCCAAAGTCAATATTGAGCACCATCAAAAGTTCATAGATACCATGGCGAACGACAAATGGCTATTGAAACCGTACCTCAATCTTCCAGTGGTTGTGCTGCTCATATTTGGATATTATCAAACGACGAAAAACGCCAAACTTCTCGACATAGAAACGGTCACGGCACTATTCGAGTCGTACGGTATCTCGATGGCAATGCACTTGTGCAAGAAGCAAAAGATTGATGTCATTGGATATGAGTTTCCAGATGACGTCATTTCAGGTGTGGAACGCCTAGGAAGTTTTGCTTTTAACACATTGCTTAGCAACCGTAAGGCTTTCGGCGAGGATGAACTTGCACTCGAAATGGACAACCCGGTTGCATTAAAACTCTGTGCCTTTTCCAAATTCATGCTTGGTTCTAAAGTCAAGTTCTTGTGTGGACTCATGCAGGATTTCCTGGCGGCAAAACATCTTGCAGATTTCGTCATGGATGACATCGTCAAAACTTTGAAGGATAATGGAATGACAAAGAAACCAAAGTATACACAGGTCGTGAGCCTCTTGTCCGGCCTCTATAGGTTTGATTACGATACTTCTGTGCTTCGCGCCATTTTCACAGAACTCGCCGTCCGTAACGTCCGTCAAACGCGAGTGCCGACCGGACAAGAAACTAATACCTCATCTTCTGACAAGAAACTGAGGCCACCAAGCGGGCAAATCATGGATTTTAATACTAGCCTCCAGTCTCTTATTGAGTGCCAGTCACGTGAAGACGTGTGTAAAATTGTCGCACAATCATTACCGCCAAGAATCCTGGTGCGACGAGAGGGACTTATACCTTCCAAATGTCTGTACGCCCTGCAGAATATGCTCCAGTTTGATGAAAACCGCTTGTCCCATTTGGAGTTTCACTTACAGCCCATGTATATGTACCAACAGAACCAGTTCAGGGATTTAGCCATCTCGGCAGCAAATAACTCAAATCTTACAAGCCTTAAAGTGCAGTGGTCATCATTCGACTtaatgtcaaagttcatgtgtACCTTTATGACTGAGACTAAGCAGATCCAGCACGTGACTTTGGAGGATGTGTATAGAAAGCCTTTATCAACAGTGCCTGCTTCTACCTGGGCGGCCTTCCAAACAGCCTGTGAAAACATGTCAAAGGTGTCTCGCGTGTCCTTCATCAATTCAAAGGAAGCAGCAGTGACCTACTTTTTCCTTCAGCACCTCCCGCACTCAATCAAGGAGTTGGAGCTACGAGGGTGTGCTATGAACATGATGTGCGCTGGCGAAATCAGCTCCAAACTAGAAAACACTGTAGATTTGGAGAAATTGGACCTGACTGGGACTCACCTTACCGGCTCTGATTTCGTCCCTATATTACAAGGATTAAAGCTGTGTAGTTCAATCAAAACCCTTAAGATGTGTGGCGCGAAACTTGACCGATCAGCTGTGGACGCATTGTCCGAGTGTCTCAAACTGACCAGGTCATTGCAGATACTGGACTTGAGTGAATGTCAACTGACCACTGACATGTGTCAGAAACTGGCCGGAGCGATTGTCCAGAATCGGACACTACAGAGACTGGTGTTGAAGAAGACAAAAGTGACGTCAGAAGGACGTGACGCCATTTCGCATTCGAAATTGGATCAGATCAAGGTTGTAGGTTTGGAGGACAGTTTACATGTGGTGCACACGACTTGA
- the LOC138332164 gene encoding NLR family CARD domain-containing protein 4-like isoform X2: MYGYLKPTATLEIFNLAEIVTLHRCLGTCNITLRWKHRTQQSTDRIKDNMDPAWANKFNNASKEREYLARTAWLLLDGGTTALRTVFDSVHPPLNLRDHLAQAHVRAVLCRLHEEQNVISENQWKLLYPLKKKHVLSQKYDSHLLLTLLQSICHLCPPYPNGWHAQPMSTDSSLAADIVRMQLLHQQVASMETMTLDEYARIWRQARDVLFRLGGPPIRVKIHRIEHEVMTQEMQTHYINTFMAGWGDGRRVISTPKSADSLRKARRNRQAKHNNDQNGLSPEDKVVWRKIHKPLVDNVVADDILDRLQQNQVIKFSDRQEILAISKNSDRMMNLLDKILHSKNSSALKALIEAMKFKYKSIHDQAVQIRKETYKNGVRDNVDVVGVVSEVMCSHYKQTYNKCQPFAWNESVTVNIRDIYTPLDILNSEGKRLHLHDFCPAPTTNGRGQRVMLEGASGSGKSVLCQMVSYIWGSQKSFFRHRYPIFLHVDLQVMEGGFYEHVYDKFFPSGHSLDLTGFRDMLDDHSYDVMVLIDGYDDGCNVPEVQSILSGESLRLATVIVACNPELLSSGHFTPDSKMFCMGFSQTNVIKCITNYLEQSKVNIEHHQKFIDTMANDKWLLKPYLNLPVVVLLIFGYYQTTKNAKLLDIETVTALFESYGISMAMHLCKKQKIDVIGYEFPDDVISGVERLGSFAFNTLLSNRKAFGEDELALEMDNPVALKLCAFSKFMLGSKVKFLCGLMQDFLAAKHLADFVMDDIVKTLKDNGMTKKPKYTQVVSLLSGLYRFDYDTSVLRAIFTELAVRNVRQTRVPTGQETNTSSSDKKLRPPSGQIMDFNTSLQSLIECQSREDVCKIVAQSLPPRILVRREGLIPSKCLYALQNMLQFDENRLSHLEFHLQPMYMYQQNQFRDLAISAANNSNLTSLKVQWSSFDLMSKFMCTFMTETKQIQHVTLEDVYRKPLSTVPASTWAAFQTACENMSKVSRVSFINSKEAAVTYFFLQHLPHSIKELELRGCAMNMMCAGEISSKLENTVDLEKLDLTGTHLTGSDFVPILQGLKLCSSIKTLKMCGAKLDRSAVDALSECLKLTRSLQILDLSECQLTTDMCQKLAGAIVQNRTLQRLVLKKTKVTSEGRDAISHSKLDQIKVVGLEDSLHVVHTT, from the exons ATGTACGGATATTTAAAACCGACAGCTACTCTTGAAATATTCAATTTAGCTGAAATAGTCACTCTGCACCGATGCTTAGGAACATGCAACATTACACTACGATGGAAACATAGAACGCAGCAATCCACTGACAGAATTAA GGACAACATGGACCCAGCTTGGGCCAACAAGTTTAACAATGCCAGCAAAGAACGAGAGTATTTAGCCAGAACAGCATGGTTGCTTTTAGATGGTGGGACAACTGCGCTGAGGACAGTCTTCGACAGCGTGCATCCACCATTGAACCTCCGGGACCATCTCGCGCAGGCGCACGTGCGAGCAGTACTTTGCCGTCTTCATGAGGAACAAAATGTGATATCAGAAAACCAATGGAAACTTTTGTATCCTCTAAAGAAAAAGCACGTGCTGTCTCAGAAGTATGATAGTCACTTACTTCTGACCCTGCTACAGTCTATCTGTCACCTCTGTCCTCCCTATCCTAATGGATGGCACGCACAACCAATGTCGACAGACAGCAGTCTGGCCGCGGATATCGTCAGGATGCAACTCCTTCACCAACAGGTGGCCTCTATGG AAACCATGACGCTTGATGAATATGCCAGAATTTGGCGGCAGGCGCGTGATGTGCTCTTCCGGTTGGGTGGTCCACCAATTCGGGTCAAGATACATAGAATAGAACACGAGGTGATGACACAGGAGATGCAGACCCATTATATCAACACGTTCATGGCGGGATGGGGAGACGGGCGGAGGGTTATTTCTACTCCCAAGTCAGCCGACTCACTTCGGAAAGCGCGGAGGAATCGCCAAGCCAAACACAACAACGACCAAAACG GTCTATCACCTGAGGATAAGGTTGTTTGGAGGAAGATCCACAAGCCGTTGGTCGATAACGTGGTCGCAGACGACATACTGGACAGGCTTCAGCAGAACCAGGTTATAAAGTTCAGTGACAGACAGGAAATCCTGGCAATCTCAAAGAACTCGGACCGGATGATGAATTTACTAGACAAGATACTCCACTCCAAGAATTCGTCTGCTTTAAAGGCACTGATTGAGGCGATGAAGTTCAAATACAAAAGTATACACGACCAGGCCGTACAGATCAGGAAGGAGACTTACAAGAATGGAGTGCGGGATAATGTTG ATGTAGTGGGTGTGGTAAGTGAGGTCATGTGCAGCCATTACAAGCAAACCTATAACAAGTGTCAGCCTTTCGCTTGGAACGAATCGGTTACCGTTAACATCCGGGATATCTACACGCCACTAGACATTCTCAATTCGGAAGG AAAACGACTTCATCTCCATGACTTCTGTCCTGCACCCACCACCAATGGACGAGGACAAAGGGTAATGTTGGAAGGTGCAAGCGGAAGTGGAAAGTCTGTTCTATGCCAGATGGTGTCCTATATCTGGGGATCACAAAAGTCCTTCTTCAGACATCGTTATCCCATCTTCCTGCACGTAGACCTACAGGTCATGGAGGGCGGCTTCTACGAACATGTGTACGACAAGTTCTTCCCTTCTGGCCACAGCCTCGATCTGACAGGATTTCGTGACATGTTGGATGACCATTCGTATGACGTCATGGTGCTTATCGACGGCTATGACGACGGATGTAATGTACCGGAAGTTCAGTCAATTTTATCAGGAGAAAGTCTTCGTCTAGCGACAGTTATCGTGGCTTGTAACCCGGAGCTTCTGTCTTCCGGTCATTTCACCCCCGATAGTAAGATGTTCTGCATGGGGTTCAGCCAAACAAACGTCATCAAGTGCATAACAAACTATCTAGAACAATCCAAAGTCAATATTGAGCACCATCAAAAGTTCATAGATACCATGGCGAACGACAAATGGCTATTGAAACCGTACCTCAATCTTCCAGTGGTTGTGCTGCTCATATTTGGATATTATCAAACGACGAAAAACGCCAAACTTCTCGACATAGAAACGGTCACGGCACTATTCGAGTCGTACGGTATCTCGATGGCAATGCACTTGTGCAAGAAGCAAAAGATTGATGTCATTGGATATGAGTTTCCAGATGACGTCATTTCAGGTGTGGAACGCCTAGGAAGTTTTGCTTTTAACACATTGCTTAGCAACCGTAAGGCTTTCGGCGAGGATGAACTTGCACTCGAAATGGACAACCCGGTTGCATTAAAACTCTGTGCCTTTTCCAAATTCATGCTTGGTTCTAAAGTCAAGTTCTTGTGTGGACTCATGCAGGATTTCCTGGCGGCAAAACATCTTGCAGATTTCGTCATGGATGACATCGTCAAAACTTTGAAGGATAATGGAATGACAAAGAAACCAAAGTATACACAGGTCGTGAGCCTCTTGTCCGGCCTCTATAGGTTTGATTACGATACTTCTGTGCTTCGCGCCATTTTCACAGAACTCGCCGTCCGTAACGTCCGTCAAACGCGAGTGCCGACCGGACAAGAAACTAATACCTCATCTTCTGACAAGAAACTGAGGCCACCAAGCGGGCAAATCATGGATTTTAATACTAGCCTCCAGTCTCTTATTGAGTGCCAGTCACGTGAAGACGTGTGTAAAATTGTCGCACAATCATTACCGCCAAGAATCCTGGTGCGACGAGAGGGACTTATACCTTCCAAATGTCTGTACGCCCTGCAGAATATGCTCCAGTTTGATGAAAACCGCTTGTCCCATTTGGAGTTTCACTTACAGCCCATGTATATGTACCAACAGAACCAGTTCAGGGATTTAGCCATCTCGGCAGCAAATAACTCAAATCTTACAAGCCTTAAAGTGCAGTGGTCATCATTCGACTtaatgtcaaagttcatgtgtACCTTTATGACTGAGACTAAGCAGATCCAGCACGTGACTTTGGAGGATGTGTATAGAAAGCCTTTATCAACAGTGCCTGCTTCTACCTGGGCGGCCTTCCAAACAGCCTGTGAAAACATGTCAAAGGTGTCTCGCGTGTCCTTCATCAATTCAAAGGAAGCAGCAGTGACCTACTTTTTCCTTCAGCACCTCCCGCACTCAATCAAGGAGTTGGAGCTACGAGGGTGTGCTATGAACATGATGTGCGCTGGCGAAATCAGCTCCAAACTAGAAAACACTGTAGATTTGGAGAAATTGGACCTGACTGGGACTCACCTTACCGGCTCTGATTTCGTCCCTATATTACAAGGATTAAAGCTGTGTAGTTCAATCAAAACCCTTAAGATGTGTGGCGCGAAACTTGACCGATCAGCTGTGGACGCATTGTCCGAGTGTCTCAAACTGACCAGGTCATTGCAGATACTGGACTTGAGTGAATGTCAACTGACCACTGACATGTGTCAGAAACTGGCCGGAGCGATTGTCCAGAATCGGACACTACAGAGACTGGTGTTGAAGAAGACAAAAGTGACGTCAGAAGGACGTGACGCCATTTCGCATTCGAAATTGGATCAGATCAAGGTTGTAGGTTTGGAGGACAGTTTACATGTGGTGCACACGACTTGA